Genomic window (Notolabrus celidotus isolate fNotCel1 chromosome 15, fNotCel1.pri, whole genome shotgun sequence):
CGAGCTGTATTTAGATAACATCGACGAATACGTCAACGACCACGACAAAATAGTAAGTACACGTCTCAGAATCACAAGTCCTCAATGAAACAGCTAGTTAGTAAGAAAGTGGTCGTTCACGAGTTAGCTGTTGAACTGCGTTTAAAAACTTGACTGTTTAATGTTTTCTGTCCTTAAAGTTAATTTATACATCTATCACAATCTGAACAACAAGTGTTTCGACTTAGTTTAGGTTTCTGTTTAATTCGGCTTACATATGAACTCAGATTAGCCCTTAAATTCAATGTTACTGACATTAACCTCTATGAGAATGCTAAATCCTCACCAgttcctctgctgtttgttttttctgtttaacaGGTGACTTATAAATGGCTGAGCCTCACTCTGGGAGTCCATGTCAACACAGCTAAACAGTGAGTGTTCATCCACAGCTTCACACATTCTACATTAAACTGTGCAGAAATAGGAACACACCATGCTTTCAGTGGCAGTGGCAGACATGTCCAGGCCAAAAATCCTGTTGTTGGTTTTATACTGGTTGCAGAAAAAGTCAATGCGTGATACTAAAGTATTACATtactaaataataatactaatgatAATTTGATTGAAGTGAGATAAGTGTAGAAAATTCTAACAACACAAAAGgttaacataaataaatgcaaattaaaccGAATAAAGTGAAAACCATGAAATCATTGTTAGTATAGAGGTGaagaaaagcattaaaggacaaaacacatattttaagaagaagaagacatcacATCAGATACAATGTATAAAGATAAAAGGGTGTGGAGCAAttagatacaaataaatacaccaGTAGATGAAGATattaacaaatatataaatatataaagaagTAAatagcatgcagcccaaagtgcttcacaaaagaacagagagacagaaaatagcagcaatgggttaaataataaaagactcaaacaagaaagaaaaaagtaatcAGAAAAAGTATTAGAAAGTAAAATAGATCAATGCAGtaaaatcaagcagcaacctccggtctgcaTGTATGTGTctagtgtgttcatatgtgtccggtgtgttcatatgtgttcggtgtgcatatatgtgtccagtgtgttcatatgtgttcggtgtgtttatatgtgttcggtgtgtttatatgtgtccagtgtgtttatatgtgtccggtgtgtttatatgtgttcggtgtgcatatatgtgttcggtgtgcatatatgtgtccagtgtgttcatatgtgttcggtgtgtttatatgtgttcggtgtgcatatatgtgtccagtgtgttcatatgtgttcggtgtgtttatatgtgttcggtgtgtttatatgtgtccagtgtgtttatatgtgtccggtgtgtttatatgtgttcggtgtgcatatatgtgttcggtgtgcatatatgtgtccagtgtgttcatatgtgtccggtgtgtttatatgtgttcggtgtgcatatatgtgtccagtgtgttcatatgtttccggtgtgttcatatgtgttcggtgtgtttatatgtgttcggtgtgtttatatgtgtccggtgtgtttatatgtgtccagtgtgtttatatgtgttcggtgtgtttatatgtgttcggtgtgtttatatgtgtccagtgtgttcatatgtgtccggtgtgtttatatgtgtccagtgtgtttatatgtgttcggtgtgtttatatgtgtccggtgtgtttatatgtgtccggtgtgcatatatgtgtccagtgtgtttatatgtgtccagtgtgttcatatgtgtccggtgtgttcatatgtgttcggtgtgcatatatgtgtccagtgtgttcatatgtgtttggtatgttttatatgtgcccagtgtgtgcatatgtgtctggtgtgtatatttgtgggatgtggGTCATCactgctgtgaggctgggtggatgtttatggttattgtgttcatacatgtattcctgtacagacggtggcaacaaatctccttattaaggacaaataaagatctatctatctatctatctatctatctatctatctatctatctatctatctatctatatacagtaaataaataaataagagaaatgcAGTCCAGCTTAAaggaaatgactccaaattaaaagcctgatttatatttgaatttacttttgtaaacacaaataacaaaataaacatattaagaacatttaattataaatgaaaaagggaaaaaagatgGTTATAAAATGAATTGATAAAAcagtttaaattgaattaaaaaggTGAAATCACATAAAGCACGtctgtaaaaatgagttttaaaggAGACTCAAAAAATGTGACTCTGCAAGCCTTAAAGTCTCCAATCGCCTCAGtttcaactctttttttttaaccgtgATTTCAAGAGAACCACAATAATGATCATATCAGGTATCTCACATTGAGGGCTCTGGTCTTCGAAACACTATTTGCATCAGGGTTTAATTTTCCATGCTGATTTATTCTGTCTCTTTTGTCTCCAGTTTCTCTAAGGTCAATAAAAAATCCATAAATTCAAAATTGGGATTTAATTCTCTCTTAAAAGGATTGTACAATAATACAGAAAGTATGATAAAAATGATGCAGATAATTGGTCATATCAATTAAGAAGCAATAGAAAGGAACAAGAATCAACAACACTTAATGCAGGGTTGATGGGCCAGCTGTACAGGCAGCACAGTGCAGAATGTAAGAATGACATTCTAAGTTGTTAGAACATGAGGCATGGATGTGTGAGCAAAAGCATAAAACACATGTAGAATAAAACCATTAAACTGTACGTCTTGTTTCCAGAATGCTCTTCCATTACTTGGATCACAAAAGGAAGGAAAGCTCAGCCCGGCTTCACGCCACCTACCTCGTGTCGGGGAAGTTTGTGGACAACGGCCAAACGGTGAGGACGCATGACAAGTCTTTATTTGAGACATTTTCTAAAATCTATACACAGAACCTCTTCTTCTGATTTCAcagattcatttttttgtgttctttcaGAGTCACAAAGTGTCTGTTGTCAGAGAGGAACAGCTGGAAGGTTGGTAAATATACATCTTAAATACAATAGAGTCAGTATTTCTGTTTAGTGGgatattttattaaaatgtatgaaGTTACTTCAGTGACGAGATGAGGCCAAAGATTCAAACATCAGGTGTTCTCTTTTGCAGATTTCAAATCCAAGATGAGTTTGATCGTCAGCGTCCACATCTACAGCGTGCAGAAGGCTTTATTAAAAGACAGCGGCCCGCTCTACAGTGTGGACTATGATGCTGTCAAAGACAATCTGAAGAACTGCAGCAAGTATGTTTAGCATATTTAAACCAGAGTTACTCCATTCAGCATTGATTCAACATATCTGAACTTCAATCctggagaaaaagaaagtgtttgGACCCTCAGTCTCCAGGATgctttaaaccaggggtgtcaaactcatttcagttcaggggccacatacagcccgagttgatctgaagtgggccggaccagtaaaatcagaacataataacctataaataacgacaagtacattctgaaaatgttctcatttaatgaactatctttctttttccatgatgagtctcatagtgggccgaatatttaactctttaagccctgaaacctgctgcgaacacaccaaacacacaggttacccactcacctgacacacaaaagaacagagattataataatgaagaaggtaaagttgattattttggacccctcagctccagcatgaacagtgtgcttgctggttagtgttgtatgcaggggtgtagtgcttgtgttagtagttagtggatcatcttatagtgctctacaaagtctttatgaatcgacccccagaggacacatttgaagtatgagttacttttattgaaaaattgcagttaatgtctttctgtcattttttcactttgcaaagtcgttcagtgggccggatttgaacctctggtgggccggttttggcacccctgctttaaactcttcctctctctgtctgcagattCAGTGCGATCCGCTGTGCCGACGCCGTGCCCATGTCGTCTCTGGAGCTGCAGCAGACCAGAGAAATCCAGCGAGCAGAGACACCGGAGCCTGAGCACAAGAAACCCAGCATGAACGGAGAGCCCGTTAATGGGACTTCAAAACCTTCGGCCAAACCACAGAAAGGCATCATGGGAATGTTTGCAAGTAAACCAGCAACTAAGAACCAAGACAGCGGAAAGGACATAAAGTCGGAGCAGAAGGAGGACAcacctgtggtgtgtgtttttttttttagtgaaaCTAACAAATGATGAactaaagaggaagagaagtttttgtatttattttcatcactGTTTCATTTTTAGGTTGATGCTCCTAAAAGCAAACCAGCTGCTAAAGTCAATCCTATGATGAACTTCTTTGGATCTCAAGCAAGTGAGTAACAGTAGCAGTGATCTGTCTGCTCTTCAGTGCTTCtgatttaatacatttaaagctTTATGTTTTAACATGAGATACAGATTCTTATTCTGTTAGTAGTTGCTTGAAGACCAATTGTTGAAGGGTTGTTTTCATGCTCACTGCATCTTACTATCATCATGCTTTTCTTCCAAGTATATAGATAAGATGTGTAGGTTTATattggatatatatatatattttttttgatcaaatctttttatttagattttataaCAATAACCAATAATGTACATTGTTATCACATTCGCAGCAGCAAGTAGGTTCAATGGCTACACACAAATTTAATGTAcacatacataaaataaaaacataaataaataaatgaaataaaattaataataaataaaatttaaaagaatgaaataaatagtacataaaataaaataaaaacattaataaataaatggagtaaaataaatacataaataaaataagattaatacataaataagtaaattaagttaaataaatacataaatgaaatacaataaaaacataaataaataaaataaaaacattaataaataaaataaaaacatttataaataaatgaagtaaaataaatacataagtaaaataagattaatacataaataaatcaaatgtaatgaaagaaatacataaatgaaataaaagaaatgatataaaatgaaaataaatatatacccACTCCAGAACAAACTGAGGCCACCAGCTGCATCACAGATCCTAAGAGAGGTGAGatcttttctttcagtttttcagcAAATGAAGCCCAcatttgaatattacactcttTAACTGTAATCATCTGAGCAATGGAAAGCTCTAAGTAAACTATATCTAAGAAAGTGAGGATACAGCTCTTGACCTTCAGCCTATCCGGGTGTTTCTACCTCATCACAACCAACTTCTTGGCCACAGTGAGGCCGGCAAAAAAAGGTCTTTTCTGCTCCCCAACTTTGGATATATTTCTAGTTGATTCATATTTTAGCCACATGAGTAACTTGCAGTAATCACCAAGCAGTCAGTACACTCTTAACTGTTCAAAAAGTCTGTAGTGGAAATAGTAAAGAGCTTACTACCTTCAGTTTACATAAACCCTCTTAATCTGTTGTGAACACCAAGTTTAACCCCACACACGCAGTAAAAGCatgattcaaatgtttttacatTCAGACAAATGGAGACATAAACTTAATTTAGGCTCTATATAAGGTCAAAAGATGATAAGGACTAATTGTCGATCTAAAGCTCTGTTCACTGAAGCTTCATAGGAGTTTTAAAATCAAAGGTTCAAGCCTCAGTTTGATTTTCCAACATGATCGTCAGCTGACAGCATTGAGCTGCATCTTGTTCTTGGAGTCATTAATGTTCTGCTAACTTCTAaaactttcctcctcctctcttcttcagagAAACCGGACAAACctgtgaaggaggaggaagcagctcGGCCATCATCACCTGCAGAGCAGCAACGTCCGACTCCACGCACCGAGGAAAAGAAACAAGAGGCTGCTGCCGTGGAGCCACCTAAAGCTTCTAAGAAAGACTCCAGGaggtttgttttaatgaaacacTCTCAAACACATCAGGCTGACTTTGGGTTACTTTAAATTAATAGACAGTTTTCTTACATTCATCTGGTGAGACAGGAGATCTAAGAGGCGGCAGAAGTGTCCGTATTCTGTGTTAAAGGTTCAGTTTCACTAAAGTCACATGTCAGGAAATCTTCAAATAAAAGTCTCTCtttcatgttgaagtaaatCAAAGAGGATTGAGGATTCTGACAGCGAAGAGGAGAAaatggagaagaaaaagagacgaCGGATTAAGAAGCCGGTACCAGACAGCAGCGATGAAGATGGTGAGTTTCTTACTTTCACTTCAGtcaaccagtccctccaggaagttgcgatttcgcgatcacaactatcaacgcaaattcaaccaatcagcgcgattttttcgcggccttgcaattttatacaatcaacgcaactttcccgcaaatttgaccaattacctcaatctcagcccctgtacatcatcggtttcatcatcaactg
Coding sequences:
- the pold3 gene encoding DNA polymerase delta subunit 3; protein product: MDELYLDNIDEYVNDHDKIVTYKWLSLTLGVHVNTAKQMLFHYLDHKRKESSARLHATYLVSGKFVDNGQTSHKVSVVREEQLEDFKSKMSLIVSVHIYSVQKALLKDSGPLYSVDYDAVKDNLKNCSKFSAIRCADAVPMSSLELQQTREIQRAETPEPEHKKPSMNGEPVNGTSKPSAKPQKGIMGMFASKPATKNQDSGKDIKSEQKEDTPVVDAPKSKPAAKVNPMMNFFGSQAKKPDKPVKEEEAARPSSPAEQQRPTPRTEEKKQEAAAVEPPKASKKDSRSKSKRIEDSDSEEEKMEKKKRRRIKKPVPDSSDEDVIPDSPQQMETREKSPSPKKEAKPVSHTHQSSSETKMRKRRRVLKAKTFVDEEGCIVTEKGYVSESYSETEDDFKPTKQALKDPFPAKPPTSNKQDEKKSQKKASANANKGGKQASIMGFFQKK